The genomic region TGATGTTCGAAGAAATTCATGTCCGGGACGAGCTCGGGAATCCGGGAGTAAGGGAATGCGCGGGCGGCGAACGCCGGATGCGCGGACAGCTCGACGCTATCCGCGTACCGGGAACCGTGTCGGCCGTCCCGCTGCGCTCAGAACTGCACCTTCGGCGCATCGCGCATTTCGGGCTTGTCGGCCGGAATCGCGAGCTGCGCAGCGGCGGCGAAATTGAACATGCCGGCGATCATGCTGGACGGAAACACTTCGCGCCGGTTGTTGAAGGCCATCACCGCATCGTTGAACGCCTGCCGCGCGAACGCGACCTTGTTCTCGGTGCTGGTCAGCTCTTCGGTGAGCTGCATCATGTTCTGGTTGGCCTTCAGGTCCGGGTAGGCTTCCGCGATGGCAAGCAGGCGCCCCAGGCCGGCGTTGAGCTGGCCCTGCGCGGCGGCGAGCGTCGCCATCGCCTCGGGATCACCCGGGTTGGCTTTGGCCGCTGCCAGTCCCGACTGCGCGGCGGAGCGCGCCGAAATCACCGCATCGAGCGTCTCGCGCTCGTGCTTGAGGTAGCCCTTGGCGGTTTCGACGAGGTTGGGGATCAGGTCGAATCGACGCTGCAGCTGAACGTCGATCTGGGCGAATGCGTTCTTGTAGCCGTTCCTGGACGTGACCAGACCGTTGTAGACCGCGATGGCCCAGAACCCGACGGCCGCGAGAATTGCGAGCAGGATCAACAAAATAAGCATCGAATCTCCCCTTGTTCATGCAAAAGACGGAACAGGCGCTATGATCGGCCCGAAGACCCGGAAGCGATATCCACCGACACGTTGTTGCCGACATGTGGTTGGCGACAGGCAGGCGGATCGGACACTTCCTCACCAACTGACCCGCAAGCGAAGCATACGCAGGGGTGGCTCGCGATGAAAGACAAGACTCGGCATAGCGGATCGCGTCGTTCCGCCCGGACCCGCGCCATCATCTTGGCGTGTCAGACCGGTCTGGTGACGATGCTGTTGCCGCTGGCGGCCGGTCTTTCGGCACAGACGCCGCTGCGCTGGAACACCGCTGGCGCCAACGGACCGCTGCCGGGCGATTTCGGCAGCGTGTATTCGCCGAAAGCGACGATGGCGCGCGTGTATCCCGGCGCGGGTCTGCAGATCCAGCCGATCGCCACCAGCTTCGATGTCCATGAATTCGAAACGCTGGCCGAGAGTCTCGTCGCCGGGCAGAAAGTGCCGGGCCTGGCGATGGCGATCGTGCAGGGCGGGCGTGTCGTGAGCGCGCGCGGCTACGGCATCACCGATGTCGACCAGCCGGAAACCGTCGACGCGCACACCGTGTTCCGGCTCGCATCGTTGTCCAAGTCTTTCGCCTCCACCACCACCGCGATGCTCATCGCCGACGGCAAGCTGCGCTGGGACAGCCGCATCGTCGACTACTACCCGACGCTGCAACTCTCCGAACCGCAGGCCACCCTGCAACTCAACGTGGCCGAAGTGCTGAGCCATCGCGTCGGCATCGGCAGCAATGCCTTCGATCGCGATCTCGAGGGCTACGCCGAATATCCCGCACTGGTGCGGAAGATCGCGTACGCGCCGATGAAGTGCGCGCCCGGCGAGTGCTACGCCTACCAGAACATCGCCTACAGCCTGATCGGCGACGTCGTCCAGGGCGCCAGCGGCCAACCGTTCGATCAGGTCGTCGCGCGTCGGCTGTTCAAACCGCTGGGCATGACCGATGCCAGCTACGGTCTGGAAGGCATCGCCGCCAGCACGCGCTGGGCGAAACCGCACATCCGCGGCAAACGCGGCTGGACCGCGGTGATGCCCAAGCCCACCTACTATCGGGTCGCGCCGGCCGCAGGCGTCAACGCCAGCATCAGCGACATGGCGCAGTGGCTGCTCGCGCAGGGCGGCTACCGCCCCGATGTGTTGTCGGGCTCGCTGCTGGCGACGCTGCATGCGCCCTTGATCGACACGCCCAGCGAGACGCGCGGTTCGCAATGGCGCCGCGACCGGCTGAACTCGGCAGGCTACGGCCTTGGCTGGCGCGTTTTCGATTACGTCGGTCATCGCGTGGTCTTCCACGGCGGCGCCGTACAGGGATATCGCGGTGTCATCGCACTGATGCCCGAGCGCGATCTCGGCGTGGCGATCCTCTGGAATGCCAACAGCTCGGCACCATCGGGCCTGCTGCCGACGATTCTCGACCGCGCCATCGGCGTGACGCCGCAGCGTTGGCTCGACACCGAACCGGAGCCGCTGGAGGAAGGCCTGTACGCACAGGGCCTGCCGGCGTTGCCGGAACCGCCAGCGTCGAGCGGCGGCGTGGAAGCATCGATGTCGAACGCACAGCCCGAGTAATCGCGGCGGCGGGACGCGCCCGGATTTGATCCAGGCGTGGGATCCATGCGTCGATGCCGTCGTCGATCCTGATGCTGCGGCAACGCGCCCCCAGTCGCTGCCGCTTCCTGAAGCGCTGCTTTCCAGCGCAGTCCCGAGCTTCGCCAATCCGCGCGTGAAATCGCCACCGACCCCGCGATCGAGCATCAGACCGACCCGCGCGACATTCGACTGCTCGCTGGACCAGCGCATCGCGGCTCCGACGCCTTCGGCGGGACCTTCGCAGGTGCAGGCCATCCTGGAGCCGAGACCATGCCACGACGACCACTCGTTGAAACGGCGACAGGCATCGAGCAGCGCGTACAGCTCCCCACGACGGGCGATGCCGACGGAACGGTACTGGTGGGCAGCACGAAGCCATCCGGGATCATCTCGCCCGCAAGCAGCAGCCTCGCGTCGAGCAACCCGTTTCGGGATCGACATGACGGGCAGGGGCCGCGACATCCTGGACCAGGCACGGGCGATCGAAGCGCCGATCCCTGTGCAGGGCTTGGCGTTCGCCCATAAAAAAACTCCCTCTCCGCCTGGGCATGCGGAGAGGGAGTTTCGGATACCGCTAATCGGGGTGTTGCGGATTACATCATCGGCGCGGGTGCTGCCGGCACTGCGGCCGGCGCAGCCTTCTTGGTGCGCTTCACAGCTTTCTTAGCCTTTTTTTTTGCGACTTTCTTGGCAGCCTTCTTGGCCGGCTTCTTGGCGGCTTTTTTGGCGGCCTTCTTCGCGGTCTTCTTGGCAGCTTTCTTGGCCGGCTTCTTGGCTACTTTCTTGGCAGCCTTCTTCGCGGTCTTCTTGGCGGCCTTCTTGGCAGCCTTCTTCACGGTCTTCTTGGCAGCCTTCTTGGCGACCTTCTTGGTGGCTTTCTTGGCAGCCTTCTTGGCGGTCTTGCGGACGGCCTTCTTGGCGGCTTTCTTCACGGTTTTCTTCGCCGCTTTCTTCGCGGTTTTCTTTGCAGCTTTTTTAACAGCCATGGGATGGCTCCTCGTCAGTGAACTTGCATTGGATATTACGGCCCAGTCAACAACCGGATTGCGGGAGTCGGACCCGCCTTCCACCGCCGGCGCACAAGGCAAGCCGGTACGGATTCCTGCCGGGCTCGCGACTGCGAGACCCGGATATTCGTTACACCCGCAACCATCGCCGGCCTGCTCCATCGCGACGCGCATCCACGCGGGGCAACAGAAAACCCGTGACCGGCAAGGTCGCGGGTTCGGCGATTCGGGCGGGCGCGTTGCGCTGCGTCGCTGTTTTTCGCGGAGGAGACGAAGCCTGCTTCCGCCGGAATGGAGGTCCGGGAGGAAGATCTGTTTGCGCTTCGCGTTTTCGTCTTGATCCGACTCACTCACTTCTGCTATGGCGACACTTGGGGCGAAACCTAATCACGCTTTTTTCCACTGTCAACACCCCACGCGAAAAAAAATCCCGCGACGCACCGCCACGCAGCACCGCGCGAGCCGTCGATCGTCGCATGCGCACCGCTCGGCCACGCGCGCCCGGCACGCCCACCGATCGACACGCGCGAAAAAAAACATCTTTTTTCCAGCGGTTTTATTTGCGGAATGCGGCGCGCGCCGCGTGTCCGCACCGATCGGATGAGGCGACGGCGACGTCCATCCGGTGCGCGTACCGGCAAGTGAACGCAGCGCTTTCGTCAATTCGTCGAATGGTCGTTTTTCCGTGTCGCGCAAGCCCGATTGCGCGAAAGTGCGCGAACTTTTCGACGCGTTTCGCGGTGCCGAAGCGATGTCTCGCAGGTGTCGAGAGGTGGATCGCGACGCGTTCGGCCACGCGAACGGCGCCAGCGCCGACGCACGCCACGTTCCCGATTCGCGTCGCGAGCGCATCCGAAACCGCGGCGCGGAGGACGCGCGATGCATGCGCGCCCTCGACGGGCGCGCAAAGAAAAAGCCGCTCGCGGACAACGCGAGCGGCTTCGGGTGGGCCGGACGCGCACCGGACGGCACCGGCGCGCGGGGAGTGCGGGCTCAGTGGCCGTCGTCTTCCAGCAGTTCGGCGTAGTCGTCCGGCGCGAGCAGATCGTTGAGCTGGTCGTTGTCTTCGGCCTCGACCACGAACAGCCAACCTTCGCCGTAGGCGTCCTCGTTGATCGTTTCCGGCTTGTCGGCCAGCGCTGCGTTGACCGCAGTGATCGTGCCGCTGATCGGCGCATACACGTCCGATGCGGCTTTCACCGACTCGACCACGGCGCAGGCATTGCCCACTTCGATGCGGTCGCCGACGTTCGGCAGTTCGACATAGACCAGATCGCCGAGCAGGCCCTGGGCATGATCGGAAATGCCCACGGTGATCTTGCCGTCGCCTTCGACGCGGGCCCACTCGTGGGACTTCAGGAATTTCAGGTCACCGGGGATCTCGCTCATCGTGGGCTCCGCAGGGGTTGGCGGTGGAAAGGAACAGACAGGGCTAGTGTAGAAGCGCGGCGGCGAGGATCAAATACTTTCCTGCGCTTTACCGTCGCGCACGAACGGAAACTTGACGACGCGCACGGGCACCGCCTTGCCGCGGATGTCGACGCGTACTTCTCCGAGGTCGCCGGCCGGCACGCGCGCGAATGCGATCGCCTTGCCCAGCGTCGGCGAGAAGGTGCCGGAGAGGATCTCGCCGCCGCCAGCGGCGGTGAGGACCGTCTGGCCGTGACGCAGCACGCCTTTGTCGTCCATCACCAGACCGACCATTTGCCGCGGCACGCCGACGGCCTTCTGCGCTTCGAGCGCGGCGCGACCGATGAAGGGCCTGTCCGCGTCGAGCGAAACCGTCCATGCCAACGCCGCTTCGTACGGGCTGACGGTGTCGTCCATGTCCTGGCCGTAGAGATTCATGCCGGCCTCCAGGCGCAGCGTGTCGCGGGCGCCGAGACCGGCCGGCTTCACGCCGACGGCGAGCAGCGCGTCCCATAGCGCGACCGCCTTGTCTTCGGGAACGACGATCTCGAAACCATCCTCACCGGTGTAGCCGGTGCGCGCCACGAACAGCGGCGTGCCGTCCTTCGTCACCGCCTCGGTGGCGACGAACTTGCCGATCTTGCCGGCGGCGGGCGCGGTGTCGGCGGAGAGCAGCCCGAGGACGCGTTCGCGCGCATGGGGGCCCTGCACCGCGATCATCGCAAGCTCCGGGCGCTCGGTGACGCTGACGTCGAACGCGGCGGCCTGCTGGCCGATCCACGCCAGATCCTTGTCGCGGGTGGCGGCGTTGACGACGAGACGGAAGAAATCCTCGGACAGGAAGTAGACGATGAGATCGTCGATCACCCCGCCCTGCGGATTGAGCATGCAGGTGTAGAGGGCTTTGCCCGACTTCTGGAGTTTGTCGACCGAATTGGCGACGAGATGGCGCAGGAACTCGCGGGTGCGAGCGCCGCGCAGGTCGACCACGGTCATGTGCGAGACATCGAACATGCCGGCGTCGCGGCGCACCTGGTGGTGTTCGTCGATCTGCGAACCGTAGCTGATCGGCATGTCCCAGCCGCCGAAGTCGACCATCTTGGCGCCGAGTGCGCGATGGGCGTCGTTGAGGATGGTCTTCTGCGTCATGGTGCCGGCCCCGTCGGAAAGATCGGCATTATCCCAGAGCGGGACGTCGCATGGGCGGCGCGCTTGCGACAACGCGCGACCGCACGGATGCGCATGGCGCGCGACGTCGTGGGCTGCCGCTCGCCCTGCGGTTCGGCTAGATGCCGATCCCCTCATTCAGGCAGTCGACCCGCTTGCTCGCAATCGGCATCAACTTGCCGCTGGCGATGTCGAACCGCCGCGCCCAGCGCACATCGCGCGAGTACTCGCGATTGCCGTGACGGACGAAGGCGGCAACGTTGGGACTGGCGACACGATCGATCCGGCAGGTGCCGATCTGAAGCCCATAGCCTTTGCGTGGCTTGGGCACGGCGGCGGTGTCGGTCACGTTCCAGCGCGCCTGTCGTGCGCCCGGGTCGAGATTGCGCAGCGCCAGCAATTGCGTGGACGTCGCCTCCCTCGCGGGATCGGTGGCGAATCTGCCGACCACCGTCAGACTGTAATCGCAGACCTGGGCCGGCAACGGACCGCCGGGGATACAGGACCCCTGCAGCTCGTCCAGCCCTGCGGGATACGGCGGCACATTGCGACCGACCAGATCGTCGCTCTGCGGGCCGGTGGCGAACGCCGTGGCGGACAGTAGCGACAAGCCGGCCGAA from Lysobacter sp. harbors:
- a CDS encoding LemA family protein, with protein sequence MLILLILLAILAAVGFWAIAVYNGLVTSRNGYKNAFAQIDVQLQRRFDLIPNLVETAKGYLKHERETLDAVISARSAAQSGLAAAKANPGDPEAMATLAAAQGQLNAGLGRLLAIAEAYPDLKANQNMMQLTEELTSTENKVAFARQAFNDAVMAFNNRREVFPSSMIAGMFNFAAAAQLAIPADKPEMRDAPKVQF
- a CDS encoding beta-lactamase family protein, which gives rise to MKDKTRHSGSRRSARTRAIILACQTGLVTMLLPLAAGLSAQTPLRWNTAGANGPLPGDFGSVYSPKATMARVYPGAGLQIQPIATSFDVHEFETLAESLVAGQKVPGLAMAIVQGGRVVSARGYGITDVDQPETVDAHTVFRLASLSKSFASTTTAMLIADGKLRWDSRIVDYYPTLQLSEPQATLQLNVAEVLSHRVGIGSNAFDRDLEGYAEYPALVRKIAYAPMKCAPGECYAYQNIAYSLIGDVVQGASGQPFDQVVARRLFKPLGMTDASYGLEGIAASTRWAKPHIRGKRGWTAVMPKPTYYRVAPAAGVNASISDMAQWLLAQGGYRPDVLSGSLLATLHAPLIDTPSETRGSQWRRDRLNSAGYGLGWRVFDYVGHRVVFHGGAVQGYRGVIALMPERDLGVAILWNANSSAPSGLLPTILDRAIGVTPQRWLDTEPEPLEEGLYAQGLPALPEPPASSGGVEASMSNAQPE
- a CDS encoding histidine biosynthesis protein HisIE gives rise to the protein MAVKKAAKKTAKKAAKKTVKKAAKKAVRKTAKKAAKKATKKVAKKAAKKTVKKAAKKAAKKTAKKAAKKVAKKPAKKAAKKTAKKAAKKAAKKPAKKAAKKVAKKKAKKAVKRTKKAAPAAVPAAPAPMM
- the gcvH gene encoding glycine cleavage system protein GcvH, producing MSEIPGDLKFLKSHEWARVEGDGKITVGISDHAQGLLGDLVYVELPNVGDRIEVGNACAVVESVKAASDVYAPISGTITAVNAALADKPETINEDAYGEGWLFVVEAEDNDQLNDLLAPDDYAELLEDDGH
- the gcvT gene encoding glycine cleavage system aminomethyltransferase GcvT; translation: MTQKTILNDAHRALGAKMVDFGGWDMPISYGSQIDEHHQVRRDAGMFDVSHMTVVDLRGARTREFLRHLVANSVDKLQKSGKALYTCMLNPQGGVIDDLIVYFLSEDFFRLVVNAATRDKDLAWIGQQAAAFDVSVTERPELAMIAVQGPHARERVLGLLSADTAPAAGKIGKFVATEAVTKDGTPLFVARTGYTGEDGFEIVVPEDKAVALWDALLAVGVKPAGLGARDTLRLEAGMNLYGQDMDDTVSPYEAALAWTVSLDADRPFIGRAALEAQKAVGVPRQMVGLVMDDKGVLRHGQTVLTAAGGGEILSGTFSPTLGKAIAFARVPAGDLGEVRVDIRGKAVPVRVVKFPFVRDGKAQESI